In the genome of Maridesulfovibrio bastinii DSM 16055, the window TCCTAAAGAGCTGCTATATCAAGCGGGATAGCTTGCCATTTTTCTTCAATTCCTGTGCGATGGTAGAAGCGAATATACTTTTTACTACACAACACGCTCAAAGAGTCTCTAACGGCCTTCAT includes:
- a CDS encoding DUF3164 family protein, with amino-acid sequence MKAVRDSLSVLCSKKYIRFYHRTGIEEKWQAIPLDIAAL